The Collibacillus ludicampi region CAGCCAAGATGTTCGAGGCGTGGCCGCTGGATTCCATCGTCGGGCTGGGATCGAGAAATGCGTTGTCGGAAGACGGAGTGATGCTAGGGAATGAATTCAAACTTAAAAATATACTTAATTTTAAGGAGGGATTAGTATCTCAACCAAGTGGAGAAAGAGGATTTATGAACTAGCAGGACTTGAATAACAGAAAAAAGCTAGCTTTTGAATTTATTATAGTTAAATTCTTTAAATGAAAAATTATCTTGAGCACCATTATTAACCCGGGGTTATTGATCTCTCTAACGCATAACACCTATTCAAAAAAATGATCACGATAGATGAGGCAGGAATTTTTTATCGGGTGTTGAATAGGTTGAATGTTATTTTTAAATATCCTTTAAGGGGAGAAAAAATGCCGACTCCGAACTTTTTTGTATTGATAGGAAACGCATTACTGCAATTAGCTGGTGGAGATCCCTCGGTATTTCTTTTTTGGATCTCTCTATTAGTAGTTACACTTTGGCTATTCAAAGAGATAAAGAAAACAATTACCGATGATAAAAGTCTTCAAGTTTCGAGAATAGACCATAAATTGGAAATATACGGACGCTTAGAATGTAATATTTTATTATACCTAAGGTTAAAAAACGAGGATTCTCAAAAATTAATATATGAGAAACTCGGGGAATCATACTCAGCTTTATCTAAACCAATTTATGATAAATTATTTGAAAGTCTGAAGAGTAGTGATGATGATAAATTGGAAGAATGCGTAAAAGACATACATGAAGAAGTTTTGAATTTGAAAAATCGCCGTGAACAAATTTACCCAATGATTTATTCTAACGGTGTTTTTGAAAGTTTTTACTACTATATGAATATAATAGAAAGGATATTTTTGCCTATAATTTTCACTTATTTTGCCTTTTTATTCATTTTTATAATTATCGCTGTTGTTTATGTAATAATTCATCTTCCTACAATTAGTGATAAAGCAACATCACTTATTTCTTTATTTTCTGGATTTTTATTACTTCTTTTAGTATTGAAAGCATTGTCAGAACTATTTAATAGGGACTACAAAAATATAAGGTGGAGGGAAGTAGGCCCAATACTTATATTTAGTATTATTAACATAGTACTTATAGGTCATTTGTATTATCAAATTCTAGTATTCATATTACTTTTTGGATACCAATTGTTGATTAAAAAAATATCATTTAATAGGAAATAATTAATTAATACATTGTATGCGCCACAAGTTGAATGGTGTTAGGCAAAATAAAAGGGTGTTCCGTTCGATGCGGAGTGCTAGGATTGCAATTGGAAGGCGTGGCTCGTAGTAAAAGGTATGAAGACAAGAGAGAATAACCCGGCCTAGTGCCGGGGTTCCAACATATTTCCTCAGAATCAAGTGTCACCATCGTGTAATGGCATCCTTAACAATCCCATTCCTTTAATACTGCACAATCACACCCACTTAACTCACATAGATTTGAATAGGAGTGTAGCTGAATGGTATATAACAATATATGTAGTTATTAAATATAGAAATGGAAAAAATTACGAGTGGAGTGATCATATATGGATTACCTAACTTTTCTAATAGACCAGAAATATATTGAGAAAGCTGAAGCTGAACTAGATATTTATGACTTTCCATCATGGATAGATTTAAGAGAAAAATTAGATTCAGCTATCGGTCAAGATGCTTTAAAGTCCAATAAAATGCTTGAGACTAAACAATGGATATCTTTGTTAGAGAGAAAGTATAAAGAGTTAAGTACATCTCTTGTTTATTGCTTAGCCTACCATTACTACAGTGTTGATAACAGTCTATATTGTAAAAATCCCTCAGATCCATTTTATGAACCACATTTATCCTTCTTTTTAGACACAGCGGCAGGTCGTGCTTTTTCATTGATTGAAAAATTGGGCCAAATGTTAAATGTATATTTAGAATTGGGTTTATCAGAAGGTAAGGGAATGGGAGCAAAACAAGTATCGTTTAAGGAAGTTATTAAAAAACTAGATATTTCATATAAAGAAAAACTCGCTGAACTGGAAAAAGCAGTAGAAGATTTCGAAGAACTAAGACATAAACATACTCATCGTTTCAATCCGGAACATAGTAGATGGAAGGTAAATCAATCAGACCAAGGAAAACTAAATAATGAAGAGAAATTGGTTGTATTTTTTGGGTTAGATGAAAATAAATTACCTATAGTTCCGTATAAGCAGATTCAGGTGTATAAAAATTTTCAAGTTAAATTGTACAAAGCGTTGAAAAACATATTTTCCAAAATGAAAGCAGAGTTATAGTAAGTAAATAATTAATAGTTATTTGTACTTGATAAGGTGTGTTCTTGGGCCTCACTGTTCACTCAGTGGGGTTTTTCGTTTGGTATAAAAA contains the following coding sequences:
- a CDS encoding Cthe_2314 family HEPN domain-containing protein, which translates into the protein MDYLTFLIDQKYIEKAEAELDIYDFPSWIDLREKLDSAIGQDALKSNKMLETKQWISLLERKYKELSTSLVYCLAYHYYSVDNSLYCKNPSDPFYEPHLSFFLDTAAGRAFSLIEKLGQMLNVYLELGLSEGKGMGAKQVSFKEVIKKLDISYKEKLAELEKAVEDFEELRHKHTHRFNPEHSRWKVNQSDQGKLNNEEKLVVFFGLDENKLPIVPYKQIQVYKNFQVKLYKALKNIFSKMKAEL